The genomic region taatataataatatatgcatgattttaacATGAGCATCTATGTTGTGAAGATACAGCTTTACTGCTTAACATAGACGTCCTCAGCCGAGTGCCCATCTGTCACTGGGTGTTTCGCCCCTTATCTAGGTACACCCTCTAGATGGCGGGGCAGTAGTGGTGATCAGTCACTACCTCATCTATGTTGGCTTCCAAGTCGGTTTGCTGCGTCGTAGCCAGAGCCAACTGGACGCCCTCTCTGCAGCTCTCCCAAGAGCGTGGACGGCGGTCTTCCTGACTCGTCCCTTGATGCCCACAGCTCCCAGCATTTTCCACGCTGACTGTGATGGAAAGCCTCTGCATCCAACTTCCACTGGGAAGAGCCACGTCTTCCAACCCCTCTCTCTACATGTGTCTACCAAGTCTTGGTATTTTCCCTTCTTCAGTTTGTATGCCTCCTCACATATCTCTTCCCAGGGTACTGTTAGCTCTACCAGTACAACCAGCTTTGGAGACCTGGACCAAAGTACTTTGTCTGGCCGAAGGGTGGTATGGGCCACTTCCTCTGGAAACTTCAACTTTTTCCCCAGGTCTACCAACATGCCCCAGTTTTGCGATTCTTGTAGGATGCCGCTACACACTGTTGTTGTCGGCTTCTTCTCCCCTTGTCTTACAAAGCTGATTAACTGGGGGCCTGTCTGTTTCAAAGGTCTCTTTTTTCTCCTCTCATATTCTAAGACATTTGCCATCTCTCTTAGAACCTGGTCATGCCACCAGGTATACCGCCCTTGCGCCAAAGCTATTGGGCAAGAAGATAGTATATGCCGCAGCGATCCGGAATTCTCACACAGAAAGCAGGAAGGGTCTTCTAATAACTTCCACTGCTTCAAATTGGTTGGAGTGGGTAACATGTCATACACCGATCGGAGAAGGAAACTCAGTTGAAGTGGCTCATACCTCCATAGCTCCTGCCATTTTCCTCTTGTTCCACTTCGTCCAATTCCCCTGGGATCCAAGTTGTACCGCCTTTGCCGACCGTGCCTCCTCTTCTGCTCTCCGAACTTCTCCCTGAATCATGGTTCTCTTCTCTACATTATCAGAGTTCTGCCACCGCTGCTTCTTACTGATTCCCAAACCTTCTTTACCCTTGTTTGTAGTGCCTACAATATCCTGGTGTTTGAGGCTGCTTTCAGCCTGTTCTACAGCCTGGCTCACTGACCATTTCCTTCTCGTTCTAACTTCTATTCCTACTCCACTAATCTTACCATCACTTGAGTCTCTGAGTGTTAGTAGCAGACGTGTTTTAGCGACCTCGTACTCCTCGATGAGGGAGCTTATGGGCATCTGAATCTTTGTTGACTTGCCATAGAGTCCAATATTGGTAAAAGAAGGCGGAAGTCCAAGCCACCTTCTCAGATGCTTGCTAATTGCCTGCTCCAAGTTTTTCAACTGTACTGATGGGGATTTCGTTTACCATTAATGGCCAAATGAGTCTAGGCAAGATACCATGCTGGAAGATCCATGCCTTGAACTTTCCCGGGAGTTCGGACTTGTCAATCCTCCTCAGCCCCTCTTCAATCTGCTGTTTTAGCCTGTCTTGGCTGCGGGTGTCCTTTAGTGTGGAATCAAACCACTTCCCTAAACACTTGATCGGGTTGTTGACAAGTGAAGGGATTTCCTCATCTTGTATGTCAAGCTTGAACTTGTCAGTCACCTTCACTTTCCTTACTACCAGACACCTTGACTTGACTGGTTTGAATAGCATTCTTGCCCAAGACACAGTTTCATCAAGTGCTTTGAGGATCCATCTCGCCTGGATATGGGTTTCTGTGGTAACTGTCATGTCATCCATGAATCCCCTATTTGATAGGAGCCTGATCCcaatacagtgaaactgcgttccctcgaaCAAGCTGTCGCTCGAGAACCGgtgttccctcgaggtcggagcttggtcccgaacttttttccttatattttcatataaaatattccCACGCTGCCttgaaacctaattatgtcgagcagtcgagcaatatcctcggtcccaagtacacaaacgtgcacaaaaccttatggctccctcgaggacataatttcacactttttcccgaacgcgtgttccaaaataaacaaacatttgctaggtgttaaaattttcgcaagttgtaaaaattgcaatgacagttgaaaggcaatttgataaggggtgaaaaaccgtttttcattgttaacgcatgaccgatattagttgatatgggcatttgagatgataattatgagaagttactgataagaagttaattgtgagaaatttaaatgagttatgaaaatatgaataaaacactaccatatcaaTTCAACATCggattgaacagtttcgcgaaaccGACATCTTGTcacaagatgcgccaatcaacaatccttgattttgcgaaacttaaatctgactaaagccacaatatgtactgtgatacaaatgttgcttgttacgaaaatgttacttttttgttaaaataaacatttctatttattcatttattgtttttttcttttgcgttttacatttagtttaagacaaactttgaacatattagcgatttccacaacccaacacataatcggtgtcttagtaaacagtctgtttgacgacttcaaacttaaaatgcactgaagatatttcatatcaaactggaaaattgaaaatcgggtcgttcgaaacatcggattccctcgaggttttggctcggtccctggc from Mya arenaria isolate MELC-2E11 chromosome 3, ASM2691426v1 harbors:
- the LOC128226152 gene encoding uncharacterized protein LOC128226152, which translates into the protein MLVDLGKKLKFPEEVAHTTLRPDKVLWSRSPKLVVLVELTVPWEEICEEAYKLKKGKYQDLVDTCRERGWKTWLFPVEVGCRGFPSQSAWKMLGAVGIKGRVRKTAVHALGRAAERASSWLWLRRSKPTWKPT